A stretch of DNA from Mycobacterium senriense:
GGCGTTCATCTACGACGCGGCGCAAAACTATGCGGCACAAGACATTCCGCTGGTGGTGCTGGGCGGTAAGGAATACGGGTCGGGCTCGTCGCGAGACTGGGCCGCCAAGGGAACGCGGCTGCTCGGCGTTCGCGCGGTGATCGCCGAGTCGTTCGAGCGCATTCACCGCTCCAACCTGATCGGCATGGGCGTGATCCCGTTGCAGTTCCCCGACGGCAAGTCGGCCACGGATCTGGGTATCGACGGCACCGAGGTGTTCGACATCACCGGGATCGAAGAACTCAACGACGGCAAGACGCCGAAGACGGTGCACGTCAAGGCCGCCAAGGAGGACGGAGACGACATCGAGTTCGACGCGGTGGTGCGCATCGACACCCCCGGCGAGGCCGACTACTACCGCAACGGCGGCATCCTGCAGTACGTGCTGCGCAACATGCTCAAGTCCGGCTAGTCCCGGCCCGAATCCACCTCCCCCCGTGCCCAAGGTCAGCGAGGACCATCTGGCGGCTCGACGCCGCCAGATCCTCGACGGCGCCCGCCGTTGCTTTGCCGAATACGGCTACGAGCAAGCGACGGTGCGCCGGCTGGAGAAGGCGATCGGGATGTCGCGTGGCGCGATCTTCCACCACTTCCGGGACAAGGACGCGTTGTTCTTCGCCCTCGCCCACGAGGACGCCGAGCGGATGGCCGACGTGGCTTCCCGCGCCGGACTCATCCAGGTGATGCGCGACATGCTGGCCGCGCCGGACCAGTTCGACTGGCTGGCCACCAGATTGGAGATCGCCCGCAAGCTGCGCAACGATCCCGCGTTCAGCCAGGGATGGGCGGAACGTTCGGCCGAGCTGGCAGCGGCGACCACCGATCGGTTACGCCGGCAGAAGGAGGCACACCGGGTGCGCGACGACGTGCCCGGCGACGTGCTGCA
This window harbors:
- a CDS encoding TetR/AcrR family transcriptional regulator, producing the protein MPKVSEDHLAARRRQILDGARRCFAEYGYEQATVRRLEKAIGMSRGAIFHHFRDKDALFFALAHEDAERMADVASRAGLIQVMRDMLAAPDQFDWLATRLEIARKLRNDPAFSQGWAERSAELAAATTDRLRRQKEAHRVRDDVPGDVLQCYLELVLDGLVARSASGEDPRRLSAVLDLVENSVRRNDSEKRS